A single region of the Aquarana catesbeiana isolate 2022-GZ linkage group LG07, ASM4218655v1, whole genome shotgun sequence genome encodes:
- the SEC13 gene encoding protein SEC13 homolog — translation MVSVINTVDTSHEDMIHDAQMDYYGTRLATCSSDRSVKIFDVKNGGQILIADLRGHEGPVWQVAWAHPMYGNILASCSYDRKVVIWKEENGTWEKTYEYTGHDSSVNSVCWAPHDFGLLLACGSSDGAISLLTYTGDGPWDVKKITNAHTIGCNAVSWAPSVVPGSLVDQPSGPRPNYVKRFVSGGCDNLVKIWREEDGQWKEDQKLEAHSDWVRDVAWAPSIGLPTSTIASCSQDGRVYIWTCEDPSTNSWNPKLLHKFNDVVWHVSWSITANILAVSGGDNKVTLWKESADGLWACISDVNKGQGAVSAVTEGQQNEQ, via the exons ATG GTATCTGTAATAAACACTGTGGACACCTCGCACGAGGATATGATT CACGATGCGCAGATGGATTACTATGGGACGCGCCTGGCCACATGCTCGTCCGACAGATCGGTTAAGATCTTTGACGTGAAGAATGGAGGACAGATACTAATCGCTGATCTGCGGGG ACATGAAGGTCCAGTCTGGCAGGTGGCCTGGGCTCACCCGATGTACGGAAACATCCTGGCGTCCTGCTCCTACGACAGAAAGGTCGTCATATGGAAAGAGGAAAATGGCACCTGGGAGAAGACGTACGAGTACACCGGCCACGATTCGTCAG TGAACTCCGTGTGTTGGGCCCCCCATGACTTTGGACTGTTGTTGGCTTGCGGCAGTTCAGATGGTGCCATATCCCTCCTCACCTATACAGGGGACGGCCCCTGGGATGTCAAAAAGATCACCAATGCGCACACG ATCGGGTGTAATGCTGTGAGCTGGGCTCCCTCTGTGGTCCCTGGCAGTCTGGTGGATCAGCCATCCGGACCAAGGCCCAATTACGTCAAGAGGTTTGTCTCTGGGGGCTGCGACAACCTGGTAAAGATCTGGAG GGAAGAGGACGGTCAGTGGAAGGAGGATCAGAAGCTGGAGGCACACAGTGATTGGGTACGGGATGTGGCCTGGGCTCCCTCTATTGGTCTTCCCACAAGCACAATCGCCAGCTGCTCTCAG GACGGCAGAGTTTACATCTGGACTTGTGAAGATCCCTCCACCAACAGCTGGAACCCCAAATTGCTGCACAAATTCAATGATGTTGTCTGGCATGTGAGCTGGTCCATCACTGCCAATATCCTGGCTGTGTCTGGAGGAGATAACAAG GTGACTCTGTGGAAGGAGTCCGCGGACGGCCTATGGGCTTGTATCAGTGACGTTAACAAGGGACAAGGAGCAGTGTCCGCTGTGACGGAGGGCCAGCAGAACGAGCAGTGA